The Panicum virgatum strain AP13 chromosome 5K, P.virgatum_v5, whole genome shotgun sequence genome has a window encoding:
- the LOC120707699 gene encoding threonine synthase, chloroplastic-like, which translates to MPTSAAAASSLSLLFSHPHSRHSSARGGPHLRLPARASRARCASSDAPATATKHRRPAEENIREEAARLRGPVQGFSAWYEPFPPAPGGNPDERYSLDEVVYRSSSGGLLDVRHDMDALARYPGSYWRDLFDSRVGRTAWPYGSGVWSKKEFVLPEIDSDHIVSLFEGNSNLFWAERLGREHLGGMNDLWVKHCGISHTGSFKDLGMTVLVSQVNRLRRAPLSRPIAGVGCASTGDTSAALSAYCAAAGIPAIVFLPADRISLQQLIQPIANGATVLSLDTDFDGCMRLIREVTAELPIYLANSLNSLRLEGQKTAAIEILQQFNWQVPDWVIVPGGNLGNIYAFYKGFEMCRVLGLVDRVPRLVCAQAANANPLYRYYKSGWTDFQPQVAETTFASAIQIGDPVSVDRAVVALKATDGIVEEATEEELMDAMALADRTGMFACPHTGVALAALFKLRDQCIIGPNDCTVVVSTAHGLKFTQSKIDYHDKKIQGMMCQYANPPINVKADFASVMDVLQKNLNGKI; encoded by the coding sequence AtgccgacctccgccgccgccgcgtcctccctctccctcctcttctcGCACCCCCACTCCCGCCACTCGTCCGCCCGCGGCGGCCCCCACCTCCGCCTCCCTGCCCGCGCCAGCCGCGCGCGCTGCGCCTCCTCCGACGCGCCCGCCACGGCCACCAAGCACCGCCGCCCCGCGGAGGAGAACATCCGCGAGGAAGCCGCGCGGCTCCGGGGCCCCGTGCAGGGCTTCTCGGCCTGGTACGAGCCCTTCCccccggcgcccggcggcaATCCCGACGAGCGCTACTCGCTCGACGAGGTCGTCTACCGCTCCAGCTCGGGGGGCCTCCTCGACGTGCGCCACGACATGGACGCGCTGGCCCGCTACCCGGGCTCCTACTGGCGGGACCTCTTCGACTCCCGCGTCGGCCGCACCGCCTGGCCCTACGGCTCCGGGGTCTGGTCCAAGAAGGAGTTCGTGCTCCCGGAGATCGACTCCGACCACATCGTCTCCCTCTTCGAGGGCAACTCCAACCTCTTCTGGGCCGAGCGCCTCGGCCGCGAGCACCTCGGCGGGATGAACGACCTCTGGGTCAAGCACTGCGGCATCTCCCACACGGGCTCCTTCAAGGACCTCGGCATGACCGTGCTCGTAAGCCAGGtgaaccgcctccgccgcgccccgctCTCGCGCCCCATCGCCGGTGTCGGCTGCGCATCCACGGGAGACACCTCCGCCGCCCTCTCGGCgtactgcgccgccgccggaatccCCGCCATCGTCTTCCTGCCAGCAGACCGCATCTCGCTGCAGCAGCTCATCCAGCCGATCGCCAACGGCGCCACCGTGCTCTCTCTCGACACTGATTTTGATGGCTGCATGCGACTCATCCGGGAGGTGACTGCAGAGCTGCCAATCTACCTTGCCAATTCGCTTAACTCCCTTCGGCTCGAGGGACAGAAGACAGCGGCCATTGAGATATTGCAGCAGTTCAATTGGCAGGTGCCAGATTGGGTCATTGTTCCAGGAGGCAATCTTGGGAACATCTACGCCTTCTACAAGGGATTCGAGATGTGCCGCGTTCTTGGGCTTGTTGATCGTGTGCCACGGCTTGTCTGTGCACAGGCTGCAAATGCAAATCCGCTGTATCGGTACTACAAGTCAGGGTGGACTGACTTCCAGCCTCAAGTTGCTGAAACTACATTTGCATCTGCCATACAGATTGGTGATCCTGTATCTGTCGACCGTGCCGTGGTTGCACTGAAGGCAACTGATGGTATTGTGGAGGAAGCTACTGAAGAGGAGCTCATGGATGCAATGGCACTTGCTGACCGCACTGGGATGTTTGCTTGCCCACATACTGGGGTTGCACTTGCTGCTCTGTTTAAGCTCCGGGATCAGTGTATAATTGGGCCTAATGACTGCACGGTGGTTGTTAGCACAGCTCATGGGCTGAAGTTCACGCAGTCAAAGATCGATTACCATGACAAAAAGATCCAGGGCATGATGTGCCAGTATGCTAATCCGCCGATCAATGTGAAGGCTGACTTTGCTTCTGTGATGGATGTTCTCCAGAAAAATCTGAATGGTAAGATATAA
- the LOC120707700 gene encoding peptidyl-tRNA hydrolase, mitochondrial has product MRLLTGASASRIPSPLLSLPRARPRCVPASSSACRAASSSAAGAGDGGARKPWLFVGLGNPGKVYQGTRHNVGFEMIDVIAEAEGIPLSSMQFKAMVGKGRIGDAPIMLAKPQTFMNASGESVGQLVSYFKIPLNQVIVMYDDLDLPFAKLRLLPKGGHGGHNGMRSIINHLKQSRDFPRLRIGIGRPPGKMDPANFVLRPFTKKEQEELDFAFHRGLEAVRIMVLEGFNKSATYVNTAQSSEMLNR; this is encoded by the exons atgcggcTGCTCACCGGCGCCTCGGCGTCCCGCATCCCCTCCCCGCTTCTCTCACTTCCCCGCGCAAGGCCGAGATGcgtgcccgcctcctcctccgcctgccgGGCCGCCTCCTCATCGGCCGCGGGcgcaggcgacggcggcgcgcggaagCCGTGGCTCTTCGTCGGGTTGGGGAACCCCGGGAAGGTGTACCAGGGCACTCGCCACAAC GTTGGATTCGAGATGATCGATGTTATAGCTGAAGCTGAGGGTATACCTCTCAGCAGTATGCAATTCAAGGCAATGGTTGGAAAAG GTCGTATTGGTGATGCACCTATCATGCTTGCCAAGCCACAAACTTTTATGAATGCAAGCGGTGAGTCT GTGGGGCAGCTGGTTTCATATTTCAAGATTCCACTTAATCAAGTCATTGTG ATGTATGATGATCTAGATTTACCCTTTGCAAAATTGCGCTTGCTGCCAAAGGGTGGGCATGGAGGGCATAATGG GATGAGAAGTATCATCAACCATTTGAAACAAAGTCGTGATTTTCCACGCCTAAGAATTG GCATTGGGCGACCACCTGGGAAGATGGATCCTGCAAATTTTGTTCTCCGGCCTTTTaccaagaaagagcaagaagag CTTGATTTCGCGTTCCATAGGGGCTTGGAGGCAGTGCGAATAATGGTGCTTGAAGGATTCAACAAGAGCGCAACTTACGTGAACACTGCCCAGTCATCTGAAATGTTAAATAGATGA
- the LOC120707702 gene encoding pentatricopeptide repeat-containing protein At3g09650, chloroplastic-like, with amino-acid sequence MAGPEPMLCSFASVGPRQYVILILSAPLVCRRCSRFFFLLRPSGGPNRTDPTSTAVPPAAAPGMLCCARYSLQLLQPHPSFPGGATCSCSCSSPSSSASGSQRRRLHPPAALSPTTSRSAPPLTHPPDGGDCPDEDGGSDDALLALLRAHDTDAAYRLLSSNPSLLPSSPTTASRLLAQLSLGSSSPDAFSRVARLLQSLRARGALDLLDANSLSLAAAAAARSRDARLAHSLLLYMLRQGFLPDRRAYTAAVARLTQPTKALRLFNAVLRHLRRAPPELVSPSCLPDTVAFNAALSACADAGDCRRFRQLFDAMGEWSADADALTYNVVIKMCARAGRKGLVARVLERMLSSGLAPCATTFHSLVAAFVGFGDIPTAERIVQAMREERKDICLLLRAVAMECDDVPDVEQGAALLDDIVTGAKPDELPLLPKAYPPNARVYTTLMKGYMNAGRVDDVVALLRAMRREAETVPASRPDHVTYTTVISALVAAGDTARARAVLDEMAAAGVPANRVTYNVLLKGYCQQLQIGKARELFEEMVTGAGIQPGVVTYNTLMDGCVVTDDSAGALALFNEMRSRGIAPSAASYTTLMKAFAASGQPKAAHKVFEEMERDPRVAADRAAWNMLVEGYCRLGQVEAAKQVVERMKERGVRPDVATYGSLAKGIAAARKPGEALVLWDEVRERCLEEADEELLGALADVCVRAAFFRKALEIVACMEEKGIAPNKTRYRKMYIEMHSRMFTSKHASQARRDRRRERKRAAEAFKFWLGLPNSYYGSEWRVEPLLEGDDDPS; translated from the coding sequence ATGGCTGGGCCGGAGCCAATGCTTTGCTCGTTCGCTTCAGTTGGGCCACGTCAATACGTCATCCTCATCCTCTCCGCTCCACTCGtctgccgccgctgcagccgtttcttcttcctcctccggccgtCCGGCGGGCCGAATCGAACCGACCCTACGTCCACTGCCGTGCCACCAGCTGCTGCTCCAGGGATGCTATGCTGCGCGCGCTACTCGCTCCAGCTCCTCCAACCCCATCCCTCCTTCCCCGGCGGCGCCACCTGCTCTTGCTCATGCtcctcgccttcgtcttcggcCTCCGGGAGCCAGCGCCGGAGGCTCCACCCGCCAGCCGCCCTGTCCCCAACTACctcccgctccgccccgccACTCACCCACCCGCCTGACGGCGGCGACTGCCCAGACGAGGACGGTGGCTCCGACGACGCCCTCCTGGCGCTCCTCCGCGCCCATGACACCGACGCCGCCTACCGCCTCTTATCCTCCAACCCTTCgctcctcccttcctcccccacCACGGCGTCCCGCCTCCTCGCGCAGCTCTCGCTCGGTTCCAGCAGCCCCGACGCGTTCTCCCGCGTCGCGCGCCTCCTCCAGAGCCTCCGCGCCCGCGGCGCCCTCGACCTCCTCGACGCCAACTCTCTCTCcctggcggccgcggccgccgcccgctcccgcgaCGCCCGCCTCGCGCACTCCCTCCTGCTCTACATGCTCCGCCAGGGCTTCCTCCCCGACCGGCGCGCgtacaccgccgccgtcgcccgcctcACGCAGCCCACCAAGGCGCTCCGCCTCTTCAACGCCGtcctccgccacctccgccgcgcgccgcctgaGCTAGTCTCCCCCTCCTGCCTCCCGGACACGGTCGCCTTCAACGCCGCGCTCAGCGCCTGCGCCGACGCCGGAGACTGCCGCCGGTTCCGGCAGCTGTTCGACGCAATGGGCGAGTGgagcgccgacgccgacgcgctcACCTACAACGTCGTCATCAAGAtgtgcgcgcgcgccggccgcaaGGGCCTCGTCGCGCGCGTGCTCGAGCGCATGCTCTCCTCCGGCCTCGCCCCCTGCGCCACCACCTTCCACTCCCTCGTCGCCGCGTTCGTCGGCTTCGGCGACATCCCCACGGCGGAGAGGATCGTGCAGGCGATGCGGGAAGAGCGCAAGGACATATGCCTGCTTCTCAGAGCTGTCGCCATGGAATGCGACGATGTGCCCGACGTCGAGCAGGGTGCTGCCCTGCTTGACGACATCGTCACCGGCGCCAAGCCAGACGAGCTGCCGCTGCTCCCCAAGGCATACCCACCCAACGCCAGGGTGTACACCACGCTGATGAAGGGGTACATGAACGCCGGCCGCGTCGACGACGTCGTGGCCTTGCTGCGGGCGATGCGGCGCGAGGCGGAGACGGTGCCCGCAAGCCGGCCGGACCACGTGACCTACACGACGGTGATATCAgcgctcgtcgccgccggcgacacggcgcgcgcgcgcgccgtgctGGACGagatggccgccgccggggttcCCGCGAACCGGGTCACCTACAACGTCCTGCTCAAGGGGTACTGCCAGCAGCTGCAGATCGGCAAGGCCAGGGAGCTCTTCGAGGAGATGGTGACGGGCGCCGGCATCCAGCCCGGCGTGGTGACGTACAACACCCTCATGGACGGGTGCGTGGTCACGGACGACAGCGCGGGCGCGCTGGCCTTGTTCAACGAGATGCGGTCGCGGGGCATCGCGCCGTCCGCGGCGAGCTACACGACGCTGATGAAGGCGTTCGCCGCGTCGGGGCAGCCCAAGGCGGCGCACAAGGTGTTCGAGGAAATGGAGCGGGACCCGAGGGTGGCGGCGGACAGGGCGGCGTGGAACATGCTGGTGGAGGGGTACTGCCGGCTGGGGCAGGTGGAGGCGGCGAAGCAGGTGGTGGAGAGGATGAAGGAGCGCGGGGTGCGGCCGGACGTGGCGACGTACGGCAGCCTGGCCAAGGGCATCGCGGCGGCGCGCAAGCCGGGGGAGGCGCTGGTGCTGTGGGACGAGGTGCGGGAGCGGTGCCTGGAGGAGGCCGACGAGGAGCTGCTGGGGGCGCTGGCGGACGTGTGCGTCAGGGCGGCCTTCTTCAGGAAGGCGCTGGAGATCGTGGCGTGCATGGAGGAGAAGGGCATCGCGCCCAACAAGACCAGGTACAGGAAGATGTACATCGAGATGCACTCGAGGATGTTCACCAGCAAGCACGCGTCGCAGGCGCGGCGGGACCGCCGCCGGGAGCGCAAGCGCGCCGCCGAGGCCTTCAAGTTCTGGCTCGGCCTGCCCAACTCCTACTACGGCAGCGAGTGGCGGGTCGAGCCTCTGCTGGAAGGCGATGATGACCCGAGCTGA
- the LOC120707701 gene encoding receptor kinase-like protein Xa21 yields the protein MALLPHLTFLMASSLLLLLATAAEAAATPANATAGDLSALLAFRARVSDPTGVLRGNWTAATPYCGWVGVSCGRRHKERVTALALPGVPLGGALAPELGNLSFLSTLDLSDTQLGGPVPASLGKLARLAYLNLSSNYLSSAVPASLGDLTGLQALDLYSNNLTGGIPNELRNLRSVVYLDLSRNELSGPVPRGVFNGTSQLSYLSLARNNLMGNIPSDVGFSPNLAVLSLSWNQLSGQIPSSLFNKSSLLQLFLSNNNLSGLLPSNQSCFNLPMLQRVTLHGNNLAGIVPPGFGACKYLQSFNLAYNRFTGGIPSWLASMPELAVISLGGNDLSGEIPAGLSNLTGLAVLDFTTSALHGKIPPELGRLTQLQWLNLEMNDLTGTIPTSIKNMSVISILDMSYNLLTGPVPRKAFGESLAELYIAGNKLGGDVSFLADLSRCKSLKYIVMEKNYFTGSIPNSVSNLSSLQIFRAFENQITGHVPNMLANRSSISFLDLRNNRLSGEIPISITELKNLKGLELSDNELSGTIPVHIGKLENLFGLGLANNKLYGPIPDSIGNLSNLQTLELSNNQFASTIPMGLWGIQNIVNLDLSRNALSGALSEDVENLKAITYLDLSSNRFLGNIPISLGVLRTLTYLNLSKNSLQDQVPDDIGKLSSIKALDLSYNALSGTIPKSFANLSYLTSLNLSFNTLYGQIPKSGVFSNITLQSLEGNTALCGLPRLGFPQCPNDVFKHHHRFGLLKLVLPSVVAAIAIGVCLFVLIRTRVIKRPKELPATSLEPHSNYKPISYFELARATNNFDNDNLLGSGSFGKVFRGVLDDEQNVAIKVLNMELERATISFDVECRALRMARHRNLVRILTTCSNLDFKALVLQYMPNGSLDEWLFSGNRRGLGLVQRVSIMSDVALAMAYLHHEHFEVVLHCDLKPSNVLLDEDMTACVADFGIARMLLGEDTSIVSRNMHGTIGYMAPEYASTGKASRKSDVFSYGIMLLEVMTGKKPTDAMFNEELSLREWVSQAFPSRLAQVVDHSVLLLDEEATSSGGGIQQVSWSSGEGPRDGWTCLEQVVDLGLQCSRDSPEQRLAMKDVAAKLARIKERLSSSR from the exons ATGGCTCTTCTCCCCCACCTCACCTTCCTAATGGCCTCATcactgctcctgctcctcgcAACCGCAGCCGAAGCTGCAGCCACGCCCGCCAATGCCACGGCCGGCGACCTCTCAGCCCTCCTCGCCTTCAGAGCCCGGGTGTCCGACCCTACCGGCGTCCTCCGTGGCAACTGGACGGCCGCCACGCCCTACTGCGGCTGGGTCGGCGTCtcctgcggccgccgccacaAGGAGCGCGTCACGGCCCTGGCGCTCCCCGGCGTGCCGCTGGGCGGCGCCCTGGCGCCCGAGCTCGGCaacctctccttcctctccaccCTCGACCTCAGCGACACCCAGCTCGGGGGCCCCGTCCCGGCCTCCCTCGGGAAGCTGGCGCGCCTCGCCTACCTCAACCTTTCGAGCAACTATCTTTCGAGCGCCGTGCCAGCGTCTCTCGGCGACCTCACCGGGCTTCAAGCCCTCGACCTCTACTCCAACAACCTCACCGGCGGGATCCCAAACGAGCTGCGCAATCTGCGGAGCGTCGTGTACCTCGATCTGAGCAGGAACGAGCTGAGCGGGCCGGTGCCGCGGGGCGTGTTCAACGGCACGTCCCAGCTGAGCTACCTGAGCCTCGCACGCAACAACCTGATGGGCAACATTCCTAGCGACGTCGGTTTCTCCCCGAACCTTGCAGTCCTCTCTCTGTCGTGGAACCAGCTTTCGGGGCAGATCCCATCCTCACTGTTCAACAAGTCCAGTCTGCTGCAACTGTTCTTGTCCAACAACAACCTCTCCGGGCTGCTGCCGAGCAATCAGAGCTGCTTCAATCTTCCAATGTTGCAGCGCGTGACTCTCCACGGAAACAATCTCGCCGGCATCGTGCCCCCGGGCTTCGGGGCGTGCAAGTACCTGCAGAGTTTCAATCTGGCCTACAACCGCTTCACCGGCGGAATACCGTCGTGGCTGGCGTCCATGCCGGAGCTGGCGGTCATCTCACTAGGTGGTAACGACCTTTCCGGCGAGATCCCCGCCGGCTTGAGCAATCTTACCGGCCTCGCCGTGCTAGACTTCACCACGAGCGCCCTGCATGGGAAGATCCCGCCGGAGTTGGGCCGGCTGACGCAGCTGCAGTGGCTTAACCTCGAAATGAACGACTTGACAGGTACCATTCCGACCTCCATCAAGAACATGTCTGTGATCTCCATCCTTGACATGTCCTACAACTTGCTTACTGGGCCCGTGCCACGAAAAGCTTTCGGGGAGTCTCTTGCTGAGCTCTACATTGCCGGGAACAAGCTCGGTGGAGACGTCAGCTTCCTCGCGGACTTGTCGAGATGCAAGAGCCTCAAATACATCGTCATGGAGAAAAATTACTTCACCGGTAGTATCCCCAACTCTGTCAGCAATCTCTCCTCCCTCCAGATCTTTAGAGCATTTGAGAACCAAATAACAGGGCACGTCCCAAATATGCTGGCAAATCGGAGTAGCATCTCGTTCCTTGATCTTCGGAACAACCGATTAAGCGGGGAGATTCCAATATCAATTACAGAGCTAAAGAATCTCAAAGGTCTAGAATTGTCTGATAATGAGTTGTCTGGGACTATCCCCGTACACATTGGTAAATTAGAAAACCTGTTTGGCTTGGGCTTGGCCAACAACAAGCTCTACGGCCCTATACCAGATAGTATTGGAAATCTGAGTAACCTACAAACCTTAGAATTATCAAATAATCAGTTCGCTTCAACAATTCCCATGGGGCTATGGGGCATTCAGAACATTGTGAACCTTGATCTGTCCCGAAACGCCTTGAGCGGCGCTTTGTCGGAAGATGTCGAAAATCTGAAGGCAATAACCTATTTGGACCTTTCTTCCAACCGGTTCCTTGGCAACATACCAATTTCATTGGGAGTGCTCCGCACATTGACCTACCTGAATTTATCAAAGAACAGTCTCCAAGATCAGGTACCGGATGACATTGGTAAGCTAAGTAGCATTAAAGCGTTGGATCTTTCATACAACGCACTGTCTGGTACCATCCCAAAGTCCTTTGCCAATCTCAGCTATCTCACAAGCCTAAATCTATCTTTCAATACACTCTATGGACAAATCCCAAAGAGCGGTGTTTTCTCAAACATCACACTACAGTCATTGGAAGGGAACACCGCACTATGTGGTCTTCCACGCCTTGGGTTCCCACAATGCCCAAATGATGTGTTCAAGCATCACCACCGATTTGGTCTCCTAAAACTTGTACTTCCTAGTGTTGTAGCCGCCATTGCAATAGGAGTTTGCTTGTTCGTCCTGATCAGGACTCGTGTTATCAAGAGGCCAAAGGAGCTGCCAGCCACTAGCTTGGAGCCACACAGCAATTATAAACCAATCTCCTACTTTGAATTGGCTCGTGCCACAAATAACTTCGATAATGATAACCTACTAGGATCTGGAAGCTTTGGCAAAGTATTTAGAGGCGTATTGGATGATGAGCAAAATGTCGCGATAAAGGTCCTCAACATGGAACTAGAAAGAGCCACAATTAGCTTTGATGTCGAGTGCCGTGCGCTTCGCATGGCTCGACATCGAAACTTGGTTAGGATACTCACCACTTGCTCGAATTTGGACTTCAAGGCTCTAGTGCTCCAATACATGCCAAATGGGAGCCTAGATGAGTGGCTGTTCTCCGGTAACCGTCGTGGGCTAGGACTGGTCCAAAGGGTGAGCATCATGTCAGATGTGGCTCTTGCAATGGCTTACCTTCACCATGAGCACTTTGAGGTAGTCCTGCACTGTGATCTCAAGCCGAGCAACGTGTTGCTTGATGAAGATATGACGGCTTGCGTAGCCGACTTCGGCATCGCAAGGATGTTGCTGGGAGAGGATACTTCCATAGTCTCGAGGAACATGCATGGAACAATCGGTTACATGGCACCAG AGTACGCCTCGACCGGTAAGGCGTCAAGGAAGAGCGACGTGTTCAGCTACGGGATAATGCTTCTCGAAGTCATGACCGGGAAGAAGCCCACCGACGCCATGTTCAACGAGGAGCTGAGCCTCAGGGAGTGGGTCAGCCAGGCTTTCCCATCGAGACTTGCCCAGGTCGTGGATCATAGCGTCCTCCTTCTAGACGAGGAGGCAACAAGCAGCGGAGGAGGTATCCAACAGGTCAGCTGGTCATCCGGGGAAGGACCTCGCGACGGCTGGACCTGCCTAGAGCAGGTGGTGGACTTGGGTTTACAGTGCTCGCGGGACTCGCCTGAGCAGAGGCTGGCGATGAAGGACGTGGCTGCTAAGCTTGCACGGATCAAGGAGCGTTTATCATCCTCCAGATGA
- the LOC120707698 gene encoding F-box protein At1g60400-like: protein MEQERPPPATKRARPSPPRAQDAAASAEDRLSALDDAILHAILARLPLRDAAATTALSRRWPRVFATLPRLLLHPATFNRRGFPDEGCEDYCEDPARWIDALDSVLDSRAAPVAALEVHARFMFQFREWFRDVFRELCGSGGLLELTIDNTKHSESERYALPTPIYSCTTLTSLDLYNCRLRVPGKLTGLRAVRSLRLRNVVATDADVRRLISRCSAMEHLEIQDIRRARNIVIRSPCLEKLDICSDRPLCISVKRAPRLDTVELSLFYYGWMIRDSDTMYSDENYSLFEIRKMAEREKQIDEIGNLVTFIGGLGCTKKLTLNMCTEYSKVLSKAKVSMPKILPKKSCLLGLEMLTLSLDHNHEALATLISCLLNSCPNLKNLKIIGAAHDDRWESPTPLAAEFWEEQINGDRVLNHLSSITIYVDSLFENYPCLGLCQFLVMNARILKRMSIHYYRWQLKMGQVVLVEAVRNEVQLWPRANPNVLLELSPVDSHPNY from the exons ATGGAGCAGGAGCGCCCACCGCCGGCGACAAAGAGGGCAAGGCCCTCACCTCCGCGAGCCCaagacgccgccgcctctgcagaGGACCGGCTGAGCGCGCTCGACGATGCCATCCTCCACGCCATCCTCGCCCGCCTGCCGCTCCGCGACGCGGCGGCAACGACCGCGCTCTCCCGCCGCTGGCCGCGCGTCTTCGCCACGCTCCCGCGCCTGCTCCTCCACCCCGCCACCTTCAACCGCCGCGGGTTCCCGGACGAGGGCTGCGAGGACTACTGCGAGGACCCCGCGCGCTGGATCGACGCCCTCGACTCCGTCCTCGACAGCCGCGCTGCGCCGGTCGCCGCGCTCGAGGTCCACGCCAGGTTCATGTTCCAGTTCCGCGAGTGGTTCCGCGACGTGTTCCGCGAGCTCTgcgggagcggcggcctccTGGAGCTCACCATCGACAACACCAAGCACTCCGAGTCCGAGCGCTACGCGCTGCCCACACCTATTTACAGCTGCACCACGCTCACCTCGCTGGACCTCTACAACTGCCGGCTCCGGGTGCCAGGAAAACTCACCGGCCTGCGAGCCGTGCGGTCGCTCCGGCTCCGCAACGTGGTCGCCACGGACGCGGACGTCCGTCGCTTGATCTCGCGGTGCAGCGCTATGGAGCATTTGGAGATTCAGGACATCCGCAGGGCGCGGAACATCGTCATACGCTCGCCGTGTCTTGAGAAGCTGGACATCTGCTCGGACCGCCCGCTCTGCATCTCGGTGAAGAGGGCGCCACGGCTGGACACGGTGGAGTTGAGTCTCTTCTATTATGGTTGGATGATCCGCGACAGCGACACCATGTACTCCGATGAAAACTACTCATTGTTCGAGATCAGGAAGATGGCAGAGAGGGAGAAGCAGATAGACGAGATCGGGAATTTGGTTACATTTATTGGTGGACTTGGCTGCACCAAGAAGCTAACATTGAACATGTGTACTGAATATTCCAAG GTCTTGAGCAAGGCTAAGGTATCAATGCCTAAGATATTGCCCAAGAAAAGCTGTTTGCTCGGACTGGAAATGCTTACCCTCAGTCTTGATCACAATCATGAAGCACTTGCCACCTTAATTTCATGCCTGCTGAACAGCTGTCCCAACCTCAAGAATCTCAAAATCATT GGTGCTGCTCATGATGATCGTTGGGAGAGTCCCACGCCCTTAGCTGCAGAGTTTTGGGAGGAGCAGATAAATGGAGATCGTGTGCTGAATCACCTGTCAAGTATCACCATCTACGTCGATTCACTATTCGAAAACTACCCTTGCCTGGGTCTCTGTCAGTTCCTGGTGATGAATGCAAGGATCCTCAA